One Halarcobacter ebronensis genomic window carries:
- the dxs gene encoding 1-deoxy-D-xylulose-5-phosphate synthase, giving the protein MELKDKNLKELEKICQDIRERIIDVVSKKGGHFSSPLGAVELTVAMHKVFDIKKDPFIYDVSHQCYPHKLINGRWDDFETLRQYNGISGFTKPNESNADFFVAGHSSTSISLAIGAAKAIKLKGEDRIPVVMIGDGSMTAGMVYEALNELGDRKYPVVIILNDNEMSIAKPIGSISKYLSKILAGKFYQNFKDRVDRNIIQKLPEGATYLAKKIEESMKLITPGIIFEEMGIDYIGPIDGHNLEEIIETLQIAKEIKKPVIVHARTIKGKGYEFAEGQHEIWHGVSPFDVQTGEFAKKSSAKAATAVYADALLELAKKHENIVGVTAAMPSGTGIDKLMKEFPTRFWDVAIAEQHAVTSMAAMAKEGFKPFITIYSTFLQRGYDQIIHDVCIMNLPVVFAIDRAGIVGNDGETHQGVFDISFLRVLPNMILCAPRDDKTLEYALEFGYEAKSPCAIRYPRGAFAKLNYEATKFELGKAQLLKEGSSKKLFIGYGAGVSRALQTESLHSEDIAVLDLRFVKPLDEQLLKELSLKYEQWYIFSDSQKQGGVGSAILEFLNKERICIKVNSFEYEDEFIGHGDTKLVEESLGLLPSQLVNKIV; this is encoded by the coding sequence ATGGAACTAAAAGATAAAAACCTCAAAGAATTAGAAAAAATTTGTCAAGATATAAGAGAGAGGATAATTGATGTTGTATCAAAAAAGGGGGGACATTTCTCCTCTCCTTTAGGTGCAGTTGAATTAACTGTGGCTATGCATAAGGTTTTTGATATAAAAAAAGACCCTTTTATATATGATGTTTCCCATCAATGTTATCCCCATAAACTTATAAATGGAAGATGGGATGATTTTGAAACCCTTAGACAATACAACGGAATAAGTGGATTTACAAAACCCAATGAATCCAACGCAGATTTTTTTGTAGCAGGACATAGTTCCACATCAATATCCCTTGCAATTGGTGCAGCAAAAGCTATAAAACTAAAGGGAGAAGATAGGATCCCTGTTGTTATGATTGGTGATGGCTCTATGACAGCTGGGATGGTTTATGAGGCTTTAAATGAATTAGGAGATAGAAAATATCCTGTGGTTATAATCTTAAATGATAATGAGATGTCAATAGCAAAACCTATTGGTTCTATATCAAAATATCTATCAAAAATATTAGCTGGTAAGTTTTACCAAAATTTTAAAGATAGAGTAGATAGAAATATAATTCAGAAACTACCAGAGGGAGCAACTTATCTAGCTAAAAAGATAGAAGAGAGTATGAAACTTATCACTCCTGGTATTATTTTTGAAGAGATGGGGATAGATTATATAGGTCCAATTGATGGACATAACTTAGAAGAGATAATTGAAACCCTACAAATAGCAAAAGAGATAAAAAAACCTGTAATAGTTCATGCAAGAACCATAAAAGGTAAAGGGTATGAATTTGCAGAGGGACAACATGAAATATGGCATGGGGTATCTCCTTTTGATGTACAAACTGGTGAGTTTGCAAAAAAATCTTCAGCAAAAGCTGCAACAGCAGTATATGCAGATGCACTTTTAGAACTGGCTAAAAAACATGAAAATATTGTAGGTGTAACAGCAGCTATGCCAAGTGGTACAGGTATTGATAAACTAATGAAAGAGTTTCCTACTAGATTTTGGGATGTTGCAATTGCAGAACAACATGCAGTAACTTCAATGGCAGCTATGGCAAAAGAGGGATTTAAACCTTTTATTACTATCTATTCAACTTTTTTGCAAAGGGGATATGACCAAATAATACATGATGTCTGTATTATGAATTTACCTGTTGTTTTTGCAATAGATAGAGCTGGAATTGTAGGAAATGATGGAGAGACTCATCAAGGTGTTTTTGATATCTCATTTTTAAGAGTTTTACCAAATATGATACTTTGTGCTCCAAGGGATGATAAAACATTAGAGTATGCATTAGAGTTTGGTTATGAGGCTAAATCTCCCTGTGCAATTAGATATCCAAGAGGAGCCTTTGCTAAATTAAATTATGAAGCAACAAAATTTGAATTAGGTAAGGCTCAGCTTTTAAAAGAGGGAAGTTCAAAAAAACTCTTTATTGGATATGGAGCAGGGGTTAGTAGAGCTTTACAAACAGAGAGTTTACATAGTGAAGATATTGCAGTATTAGATTTAAGATTTGTAAAACCTCTTGATGAACAACTTTTAAAAGAGTTAAGCCTTAAATATGAGCAATGGTATATTTTTAGTGATTCTCAAAAACAAGGTGGGGTAGGAAGTGCTATTTTAGAGTTTTTAAACAAAGAGAGAATCTGTATAAAAGTTAACTCTTTTGAGTACGAAGATGAGTTTATAGGACATGGAGATACAAAATTAGTGGAAGAGTCTTTAGGATTACTTCCTTCTCAACTTGTAAACAAAATAGTATAG
- the lysA gene encoding diaminopimelate decarboxylase, which produces MSINYKELAQKYQTPYYVYDFDYITNQYNELKESFKARKSLIAYALKANSNLSVIKHLAQLGAGADCVSIGEVKRALKVGIPPYKIIFSGVGKIDGEIQEALEFDILMINVESAAELNRVEKIAKELGKVARISIRVNPNIDPKTHPYISTGLHENKFGVDIDTAKRMYIQCNNSEFLEPVGIHCHIGSQLTQLQPIKESVQIIADLVRNLKAIKIELSFMDVGGGLGIIYDDEKLIDTYEYAQAVLESMFGLDITVVCEPGRFIVGNAGTFVTKVLYEKVNGEKRFVIVDGAMNDLIRPSLYNAYHKVEVLNNNNELSKCNLVGPICESGDFFAKDITLPKTEHNDLIAIHSAGAYGFVMSSNYNTRGRVAEIAVENGKDRLIRKRESFEDIIALEEEFIK; this is translated from the coding sequence ATGAGTATTAATTATAAAGAGTTAGCACAGAAATATCAAACACCATATTATGTATATGATTTTGATTATATAACAAATCAATACAATGAGTTAAAAGAGTCATTTAAAGCTAGAAAATCTTTAATTGCTTATGCACTTAAAGCAAACTCAAATCTATCTGTGATAAAACATTTGGCACAACTTGGTGCTGGGGCTGACTGTGTTAGTATAGGAGAGGTTAAAAGAGCTTTAAAAGTTGGAATTCCTCCATATAAAATCATCTTTTCTGGAGTTGGAAAAATTGATGGGGAGATTCAAGAGGCTTTAGAATTTGATATTTTAATGATAAATGTTGAGAGTGCAGCAGAGCTTAACAGAGTAGAAAAAATTGCAAAAGAGCTTGGAAAAGTTGCAAGAATATCTATTAGAGTTAATCCAAATATTGATCCTAAAACACACCCATATATCTCAACTGGATTGCATGAGAATAAATTTGGAGTAGATATTGATACAGCAAAAAGAATGTATATTCAATGTAATAACTCTGAATTTTTAGAGCCAGTTGGTATCCATTGTCATATTGGTTCTCAACTAACTCAATTACAACCAATTAAAGAGTCTGTTCAGATTATTGCTGATTTAGTAAGAAATCTAAAAGCAATTAAAATTGAACTATCTTTTATGGATGTTGGTGGTGGATTAGGAATTATTTATGATGATGAAAAACTAATCGATACTTATGAGTATGCTCAAGCAGTTTTAGAGAGTATGTTTGGACTTGATATTACAGTTGTTTGTGAACCAGGTAGATTTATTGTTGGAAATGCAGGAACTTTTGTGACAAAAGTTTTGTATGAAAAAGTAAATGGTGAAAAAAGATTTGTAATTGTTGATGGAGCTATGAATGACCTTATTAGACCAAGTTTATATAATGCATATCATAAAGTTGAAGTTCTAAATAATAATAATGAACTTAGCAAATGTAATCTTGTAGGACCTATTTGTGAAAGTGGTGATTTTTTTGCAAAAGATATAACTCTACCAAAAACAGAGCATAATGATTTAATTGCAATTCATAGTGCTGGAGCGTATGGTTTTGTAATGTCTAGTAACTACAATACAAGAGGAAGAGTAGCAGAGATAGCTGTTGAAAATGGCAAAGATAGACTTATTAGAAAAAGAGAAAGCTTTGAAGATATTATTGCCCTAGAAGAGGAGTTTATAAAATAG
- a CDS encoding triose-phosphate isomerase has translation MAIIASNFKTNHTRKSTASFIKEVDEFIVSNKIESEVIVFPTATSFDFIKTQSNLKIGAQNAYPIENGSFTGEIGTQQLDEFNIRTILIGHSERRHILNESQATIAKKYEFYKALGYKIIYCVGEPLEVKQSGLEKTLEYVYSQFDGIDINYENLILAYEPVWAIGTGVTATNDDIEAVHGAIKKRINKPLLYGGSVKVDNVREICSIESVDGALIGTASWVADDFKQILENTKDL, from the coding sequence ATGGCAATTATTGCTTCAAATTTTAAAACAAATCATACAAGAAAATCAACTGCCTCTTTCATAAAAGAGGTAGATGAGTTTATAGTATCAAATAAAATTGAAAGTGAGGTTATAGTATTTCCAACTGCTACCTCTTTTGATTTTATTAAAACACAATCAAATTTAAAGATTGGAGCACAAAATGCATACCCTATTGAAAACGGTTCGTTTACAGGGGAGATAGGAACACAACAGCTTGATGAATTTAATATTAGAACAATATTAATAGGGCATAGTGAAAGAAGACATATTTTAAATGAATCACAGGCTACAATTGCAAAAAAATATGAGTTTTATAAAGCTTTGGGTTATAAAATCATCTATTGTGTAGGTGAGCCTTTAGAGGTAAAACAGAGTGGTTTGGAGAAGACTTTGGAGTATGTGTATTCGCAGTTTGATGGTATTGATATAAATTATGAAAATCTTATTTTAGCCTATGAGCCTGTTTGGGCAATAGGAACTGGAGTAACTGCAACAAATGACGATATTGAAGCTGTACATGGTGCCATAAAAAAAAGAATTAACAAACCTCTTTTATATGGTGGAAGTGTAAAAGTTGATAATGTTCGAGAGATTTGTTCTATTGAGAGTGTTGATGGAGCATTAATTGGTACTGCATCTTGGGTTGCAGATGATTTTAAACAAATTTTAGAAAATACAAAGGATCTATAA
- a CDS encoding HAD-IIA family hydrolase, which produces MNRGFFIDVQGTLIDDIDKRPIKGACEFISYLNENSIPYVVITNNSKNRSEDFIEELRNMGFDIKNYIDPFYTLKEILKSKKIAAFGTDKFLNVLQEMGYEIDFEEFDSLVVSIKQDYTNEDYVKMIECAFKAKNLIAMHGTSTYSKEGKRYPGVGAIMSMIKFASNRGYEIVGKPSFNFYDKARALINLDFKDITVISDDMIGDLIGAQDLGMKTNLVLSGKVKSKDEINSFPQEKMPNRVFSDLEEALESLKKGEI; this is translated from the coding sequence ATGAACAGAGGTTTTTTTATAGATGTACAAGGTACATTAATTGATGATATTGATAAAAGACCAATAAAAGGTGCATGTGAATTTATCTCATATTTAAATGAAAACTCAATTCCTTATGTTGTTATAACAAACAATAGTAAAAATAGAAGTGAAGATTTTATAGAAGAACTTAGAAATATGGGTTTTGATATAAAAAACTATATTGACCCTTTTTATACTTTAAAAGAGATTTTGAAGAGTAAAAAAATTGCAGCATTTGGAACAGATAAGTTTTTAAATGTTTTACAAGAGATGGGATATGAGATAGATTTTGAAGAGTTTGACTCTTTGGTTGTTTCAATTAAACAAGACTACACAAATGAAGATTATGTAAAAATGATTGAGTGTGCATTTAAAGCAAAAAATTTAATTGCAATGCACGGAACATCAACTTATAGTAAAGAGGGGAAAAGATACCCTGGAGTTGGTGCAATTATGAGCATGATAAAGTTTGCATCAAATAGAGGTTATGAGATAGTTGGAAAACCAAGTTTCAACTTCTATGACAAAGCTAGAGCACTAATTAATTTGGATTTTAAAGATATTACTGTTATAAGTGATGATATGATTGGTGACTTGATTGGTGCCCAAGATTTGGGCATGAAAACGAATTTAGTTTTAAGTGGAAAAGTTAAATCAAAAGATGAAATAAATAGTTTTCCACAAGAGAAAATGCCAAATAGAGTATTTAGTGATTTAGAAGAAGCGTTAGAAAGTTTAAAAAAGGGTGAAATATGA
- a CDS encoding phosphoglycerate kinase has protein sequence MKLQEIKNINIDGKRVFIRCDFNVPMDEYNNITDDRRIRSALNTIRYCIDRDCSIILASHFGRPTEAAEEKYSLKPVAKRLHTLLKQDIKMAKNVVKEDTLEMAKNLKSGEIMLLENLRYNSGEKANDKEFAKKLASMADIYINDAFGVSHRAHASVEAITEFFDIKHKAAGFLLAKEIKFFHNIVQNPKRPFVSIVGGSKVSGKLEVLHNLITKVDKILIGGGMAFTFLKAQGYEVGKSLVEDDLIPEALKIMEEAKALGVKLYLPVDVVAAEAFDAEAIAKLVTTQEIPENWMGLDIGPATAQLFRLALGDANTILWNGPMGVYEMEKFAKGSTRISNAVAQSFATTVVGGGDTADLVRVTGDEEDMTFISTGGGASLELIEGKVLPGVKALVLEE, from the coding sequence ATGAAACTTCAAGAGATTAAAAATATTAATATTGACGGTAAAAGGGTATTTATCAGATGTGATTTTAATGTTCCAATGGATGAGTACAATAATATCACTGATGATAGAAGAATTAGAAGTGCACTAAATACAATTAGATATTGTATTGATAGAGATTGTTCGATTATTCTAGCTTCTCACTTTGGAAGACCAACTGAGGCTGCTGAAGAGAAATACTCTTTAAAACCTGTTGCAAAAAGATTGCACACTCTTCTAAAACAAGATATTAAAATGGCAAAAAATGTTGTTAAAGAAGATACTTTAGAGATGGCAAAAAATCTGAAATCTGGTGAAATAATGCTTTTAGAAAACCTAAGATATAACTCTGGTGAAAAAGCAAATGATAAAGAGTTTGCTAAAAAACTTGCTTCAATGGCAGATATTTATATCAATGATGCTTTTGGAGTTTCTCACAGAGCTCACGCTTCAGTTGAGGCTATAACAGAGTTTTTTGATATAAAACATAAAGCAGCTGGATTTTTATTGGCAAAAGAGATTAAATTTTTCCACAATATTGTTCAAAATCCAAAAAGACCATTTGTATCAATTGTTGGTGGGTCTAAGGTATCTGGAAAACTTGAAGTTTTACATAATCTAATTACAAAAGTTGACAAAATATTAATTGGTGGAGGTATGGCGTTTACCTTCTTAAAGGCTCAAGGGTATGAAGTTGGTAAATCTTTAGTTGAAGATGATTTAATTCCTGAGGCTCTTAAAATAATGGAAGAGGCAAAAGCGTTAGGTGTAAAACTATACTTACCTGTTGATGTTGTTGCAGCAGAAGCTTTTGATGCAGAAGCTATTGCAAAACTTGTTACAACACAAGAGATACCAGAAAACTGGATGGGATTAGATATAGGACCTGCAACAGCACAACTATTTAGACTTGCTCTTGGTGATGCAAATACGATTCTTTGGAATGGACCAATGGGTGTTTATGAGATGGAAAAATTTGCAAAAGGAAGTACTAGAATCTCTAATGCAGTTGCTCAATCATTTGCAACAACAGTTGTTGGTGGTGGAGATACAGCTGATTTGGTTAGAGTAACTGGAGATGAAGAAGATATGACTTTTATCTCAACTGGTGGAGGAGCTTCACTTGAATTGATTGAAGGGAAAGTTTTACCAGGTGTTAAAGCTTTAGTTTTAGAAGAATAG
- the hisC gene encoding histidinol-phosphate transaminase, with product MKFKELLDECKIYEAGKPIELVVREYGVNEKDIIKLASNENPYGTSPKVVKKIQELSKNMFMYPDDSMYELKDSLSKKYGVLSDNVIIGAGSDQIIEFLIKAKCHVGSKILMAKTTFAMYEIYGKQEGATILRTPSNEHNLAEFEAMYKEHGADIIFLCLPNNPLGECLDKEDVYNFLAKVNKETLVIVDCAYMEYAAYKDSKKAINPSDLIERFPNAVYLGTFSKAYALGGMRVGYGIGQVGIIKTLYKVRPPFNITTLSLAAAIEALKDEEFVKKCIELNFVEMKRYEEYAKSRGFEYIESFTNFITMKFDNKFISSHVAQNLLERGVIIRDLTSYGLNAIRITIGREDQNTKVFKVLDEVLEQLKKEENL from the coding sequence ATGAAATTTAAAGAACTTTTAGATGAGTGTAAAATTTATGAAGCAGGTAAACCAATTGAGTTGGTTGTAAGAGAGTATGGTGTAAATGAGAAAGATATAATCAAACTTGCATCAAATGAGAACCCATACGGAACTTCACCAAAGGTAGTAAAAAAAATTCAAGAGTTATCAAAAAATATGTTTATGTACCCTGATGACTCTATGTATGAATTAAAAGATTCTCTATCAAAAAAATATGGTGTCTTAAGTGATAATGTAATTATTGGAGCAGGAAGTGACCAAATAATTGAATTTCTAATTAAAGCAAAGTGTCATGTTGGTTCAAAAATACTTATGGCAAAAACAACTTTTGCAATGTATGAAATTTATGGAAAACAAGAGGGTGCTACAATCCTTAGAACTCCTAGTAATGAACACAATTTAGCTGAATTTGAAGCTATGTATAAAGAACATGGAGCAGATATTATCTTTTTATGCCTTCCAAACAATCCATTGGGAGAGTGTTTAGATAAAGAGGATGTTTATAATTTCTTAGCAAAAGTTAATAAAGAGACTTTGGTTATAGTTGATTGTGCATATATGGAGTACGCAGCTTACAAAGATTCAAAAAAAGCAATTAATCCTTCAGATTTAATTGAGAGATTTCCAAATGCGGTTTATCTTGGAACTTTTTCAAAAGCTTATGCTCTTGGAGGTATGAGGGTTGGATATGGAATAGGGCAAGTTGGTATAATCAAAACCCTTTATAAAGTAAGACCTCCTTTTAATATTACAACTCTATCTTTAGCTGCTGCAATTGAAGCTTTAAAAGATGAAGAGTTTGTAAAAAAATGTATTGAATTAAATTTTGTAGAGATGAAAAGATATGAAGAGTATGCAAAAAGCAGAGGGTTTGAATATATAGAAAGTTTTACAAACTTTATTACAATGAAATTTGATAATAAATTTATCTCTTCACATGTTGCACAAAATCTTTTAGAAAGAGGTGTTATAATTAGAGATTTAACAAGCTATGGTCTAAATGCAATTAGAATAACTATAGGAAGAGAAGATCAAAATACAAAAGTATTCAAAGTTTTAGATGAAGTACTAGAACAATTAAAAAAAGAAGAGAACTTATAA
- the pheA gene encoding chorismate mutase — MSEEGLKELRNKLDSIDNELLKLLNERMELVHQVGVLKAQSGGAIYRPDREKAIIDRLDSLNKGKLNRKAIEALFLEIFAVSRTFELPENVAYLGPEGSFTHQAAETRFGAMSSYISIGSIKGVFREVSTKKARFGVIPIENSSNGIVSDTISCLSNYNLKIIAEVILDIHHTLATTCDKVSDIKRIYSKDIAFDQCHNFLENFGLDEVEHIPVESTTKAAKFALNEPNSAAICSHVGAKMYNLPILFENIEDKDNNKTRFFIISDFENASSGNDKTSILAKLPNTPGALVDFLTSFNKAGINLTKIKSHIVEGISIFFIDFDGHKDDENVKKIFEKHKNSIKFLGSYVKEIDDI, encoded by the coding sequence ATGAGTGAAGAGGGATTAAAAGAGTTAAGAAATAAGCTTGATTCCATAGATAATGAACTTTTAAAACTATTAAATGAGAGAATGGAACTTGTACATCAAGTTGGAGTTTTAAAAGCTCAAAGTGGAGGAGCTATTTATAGACCAGATAGAGAAAAAGCTATTATAGATAGATTGGACTCTTTAAATAAAGGAAAATTAAATAGAAAAGCAATTGAGGCTTTATTTCTAGAGATATTTGCAGTATCAAGAACTTTTGAATTACCTGAAAATGTAGCATATTTGGGACCTGAGGGAAGTTTTACCCATCAAGCAGCAGAAACTAGATTTGGAGCCATGAGTTCATATATCTCAATTGGTTCTATAAAAGGAGTTTTTAGAGAAGTTAGTACTAAAAAAGCTAGATTTGGAGTTATTCCTATTGAGAACTCTTCAAATGGAATTGTAAGTGACACAATTAGCTGTTTAAGTAACTATAATTTAAAAATTATTGCAGAAGTAATTCTAGATATTCACCACACTTTGGCAACTACTTGTGATAAAGTAAGTGATATTAAAAGAATCTACTCAAAAGATATAGCTTTTGATCAATGTCATAACTTTTTGGAAAACTTTGGTTTAGATGAGGTAGAACATATTCCCGTAGAGTCAACAACAAAAGCTGCAAAATTTGCTTTAAACGAACCAAATAGTGCGGCTATTTGTTCTCATGTTGGTGCAAAGATGTATAATCTACCAATTTTGTTTGAGAATATTGAAGATAAAGATAATAATAAAACAAGATTCTTTATAATAAGTGATTTTGAAAATGCAAGTTCTGGAAATGATAAAACATCAATTTTAGCAAAACTTCCAAATACTCCTGGGGCACTTGTGGATTTTCTTACAAGTTTTAATAAAGCAGGGATTAACTTGACAAAAATCAAATCACATATTGTGGAAGGAATATCAATATTTTTTATTGATTTTGATGGACATAAAGATGATGAAAATGTTAAAAAAATCTTTGAAAAACATAAAAATAGTATTAAGTTTTTAGGCTCTTATGTTAAAGAGATTGATGATATATAA
- the gap gene encoding type I glyceraldehyde-3-phosphate dehydrogenase: protein MAVKVAINGFGRIGRCVARIIEKRDDVELVAINDTASIEMLEYITKYDTVHGTFDGEVKVENGFLKMGKINAKLYSTRDAKELTFTKDCGAQIVLECTGAYLTQEKCQVHLDNGAKKVVMSAPAKDDTPTFVMGVNNDKYKGENIISNASCTTNCLGPVAKIIDDAFGIEKGLMTTIHSYTNDQNILDVKHQKDKRRARAGALNMIPTTTGAAKAMKLIMPQLDGKLHGQSVRVPTPNVSMVDVNFVISKKTTKEELNELFEAKAKELAGIVAVDNEMMVSSDLVGNTNSTIIASDLTQVIGGDMIKVMTWYDNEWGYSSRLVDMAVFVANK, encoded by the coding sequence ATGGCTGTTAAAGTTGCGATTAATGGATTTGGTAGAATTGGAAGATGTGTAGCAAGAATAATTGAAAAAAGAGACGATGTAGAACTTGTTGCAATAAATGATACTGCATCTATAGAAATGTTAGAATATATTACAAAATATGATACTGTACATGGTACATTTGATGGTGAAGTAAAAGTTGAAAATGGATTCCTAAAAATGGGAAAAATCAATGCAAAACTATACTCAACAAGAGATGCAAAAGAGCTTACATTTACAAAAGATTGTGGAGCGCAGATTGTATTAGAGTGTACAGGAGCTTATCTTACACAAGAAAAGTGTCAAGTGCATTTAGATAATGGAGCTAAAAAAGTTGTTATGAGTGCTCCTGCAAAAGATGATACTCCAACATTTGTAATGGGTGTAAACAATGATAAGTACAAAGGGGAGAATATAATCTCTAATGCTTCTTGTACAACAAACTGTTTAGGACCAGTTGCAAAAATTATTGATGACGCATTTGGCATCGAAAAAGGGTTAATGACTACAATTCACTCTTATACAAATGACCAAAATATTTTGGATGTAAAACATCAAAAAGATAAAAGAAGAGCAAGAGCAGGAGCATTAAATATGATTCCTACTACAACAGGTGCTGCAAAAGCTATGAAACTAATTATGCCTCAACTTGATGGGAAACTTCATGGGCAAAGTGTAAGAGTACCAACTCCAAATGTCTCAATGGTAGATGTAAACTTTGTTATCTCGAAAAAGACAACAAAAGAGGAGTTAAATGAACTTTTTGAAGCAAAAGCAAAAGAGTTAGCAGGAATAGTTGCAGTTGATAATGAGATGATGGTATCTTCTGATTTAGTTGGAAATACAAATTCAACAATCATTGCTTCTGACCTTACGCAAGTTATTGGCGGAGATATGATTAAGGTTATGACTTGGTATGATAATGAATGGGGATATTCAAGTAGATTGGTTGATATGGCAGTTTTCGTAGCAAATAAATAA
- the fabI gene encoding enoyl-ACP reductase FabI: MLMAGKKGVILGVANNKSIAYGIAKQCAAQGAKIAFTYLNDSLKKRVEPIAAEFGSEDLVYPCDVSNPEEIKALKESLEKDLGQIDFIVHSIAFAPKEGLSGRFMDITKNAFDIAMDISVYSLIEVVRELKPLLSNSSSILTLTYYGGEKYIPNYNLMGVAKAALDMTTKYLAEDLGKDGIRVNAISAGPIKTLAAAGISDFRFMLKWNEAHSPLKKNVTTDEVGNSGMYLLSDLSSAVTGEVHHVDCGYNIMGMPAVDFTDGKPTIAWNGTDK, encoded by the coding sequence ATGTTAATGGCAGGTAAAAAAGGTGTTATTTTAGGTGTAGCAAACAATAAATCGATTGCTTATGGTATTGCAAAACAGTGTGCGGCTCAAGGAGCTAAAATTGCATTTACATATTTAAATGATAGTTTGAAAAAAAGAGTTGAACCAATTGCAGCTGAATTTGGAAGTGAAGATTTAGTATACCCTTGTGATGTTAGTAACCCTGAAGAGATTAAAGCTTTAAAAGAGTCTTTAGAAAAAGACTTAGGTCAAATTGATTTTATTGTTCACTCAATTGCATTTGCGCCAAAAGAGGGATTATCTGGAAGATTTATGGATATAACTAAAAATGCATTTGATATAGCTATGGATATTTCAGTATATTCACTAATTGAAGTTGTAAGAGAGCTAAAACCTCTACTATCAAATAGTTCATCTATTCTTACATTAACATATTACGGTGGGGAAAAATATATTCCAAATTATAATCTAATGGGTGTTGCAAAAGCAGCATTAGATATGACAACTAAATATTTAGCAGAAGATTTAGGAAAAGATGGTATTAGAGTAAATGCTATTAGTGCAGGTCCTATTAAAACTTTGGCAGCTGCTGGAATTAGTGACTTTAGATTTATGTTAAAATGGAATGAAGCACACTCTCCATTAAAGAAAAATGTAACAACTGATGAAGTTGGAAATTCAGGTATGTATCTATTATCAGATTTAAGTAGTGCTGTAACAGGTGAAGTTCATCATGTTGATTGCGGGTACAATATTATGGGTATGCCAGCTGTTGATTTTACAGATGGGAAACCTACTATTGCTTGGAACGGCACTGATAAGTAA
- the maf gene encoding septum formation inhibitor Maf: MIRLGSNSQTRALILKNHKIEFIQNGGDFDEDSISTKNPKSFVYLATLGKYNELYKKYGVEDMPLLVADSVVTSKGELLRKAKNEADARRMLNLQSGSETSVITCMIYKSKKKELIDISITTYKFKEFDKKDIEDYISSKKCYGKAGAIMVEGFCKPYILDVKGYESTAMGLCVEKLKVFLN, encoded by the coding sequence TTGATAAGACTTGGTTCTAATTCACAAACAAGAGCACTTATACTAAAAAATCATAAAATAGAGTTTATACAAAATGGTGGAGATTTTGATGAAGATTCTATAAGCACAAAAAATCCAAAATCTTTTGTATATTTGGCAACATTAGGTAAATATAATGAACTTTATAAGAAGTATGGAGTTGAAGATATGCCACTTCTTGTTGCAGATTCTGTTGTAACTTCAAAAGGGGAGCTTCTTAGAAAAGCTAAAAATGAGGCAGATGCAAGAAGAATGTTAAATCTTCAAAGTGGAAGTGAAACCTCGGTTATCACTTGTATGATATATAAAAGCAAGAAAAAAGAGTTAATAGATATCTCAATAACTACTTATAAATTCAAAGAGTTTGACAAAAAAGATATTGAAGATTATATAAGTTCTAAAAAATGTTATGGAAAAGCAGGTGCTATTATGGTTGAAGGTTTTTGTAAACCCTATATATTAGATGTAAAAGGGTATGAAAGTACAGCCATGGGACTTTGTGTAGAGAAATTAAAAGTATTTTTAAATTAA